A genomic segment from Streptosporangium roseum DSM 43021 encodes:
- a CDS encoding amino-acid N-acetyltransferase yields the protein MTVRRARTPDVRAIRRLVDTYGGAGPRLLEKATVTLYEDIQEFWVAERAGAVVGCGALHVLWEDLAEIRTVAVDPACRGLGIGHRIVSELIRTAGGLGLRRVFCLTFEVGFFARHGFREIQGTPVAPEVYAELLASYDEGVAEFLDLEHVKPNTLGNTRMLLHLTRDRD from the coding sequence ATCACGGTACGGCGCGCCCGCACTCCGGACGTGCGCGCCATCCGGCGGCTCGTCGACACCTACGGGGGAGCCGGCCCGCGCCTTCTGGAGAAGGCCACGGTCACCCTGTACGAGGACATCCAGGAATTCTGGGTGGCCGAGCGGGCGGGCGCCGTCGTGGGCTGCGGGGCGCTGCACGTGCTCTGGGAGGACCTCGCCGAGATCCGCACCGTCGCCGTCGACCCCGCCTGCCGAGGGCTGGGCATCGGCCACCGGATCGTCTCGGAGCTCATCCGCACCGCCGGCGGGCTCGGGCTCCGGCGGGTCTTCTGCCTCACTTTCGAGGTCGGCTTCTTCGCCCGGCACGGCTTCCGTGAGATCCAGGGCACGCCCGTCGCACCGGAGGTCTACGCCGAACTTCTCGCCTCATATGACGAGGGCGTCGCGGAGTTCCTCGACCTGGAGCACGTCAAGCCGAACACCTTGGGAAACACCCGAATGCTGCTCCACCTGACCCGGGATCGCGACTGA
- a CDS encoding class I SAM-dependent methyltransferase — translation MPRFMQGAIPSPNIWNTPHIYELENRAVDPDGLADAAMAAIRPWDGATVLDIGCGSGYHLPSLSATAARVIGVEPHGDLVELARRRCRPLPDVEVHAATAQALPLPDASVDVAVARWAYFFGPGCEPGLAELSRVVRRGGAAFVIDLDATRGAFGRWFSQSVPTHSARSVEEFWSRQGWQSRPLDLRMSFERRADLEAVLRIEFSPAIADRAIAETPGLELAYPNLLRWKLY, via the coding sequence ATGCCGCGGTTCATGCAGGGCGCCATTCCCAGCCCGAACATCTGGAACACCCCTCACATCTACGAGCTGGAGAACCGGGCGGTCGACCCCGACGGGCTGGCCGACGCGGCGATGGCCGCCATCCGGCCGTGGGACGGCGCGACGGTCCTCGACATCGGCTGCGGCAGCGGCTACCACCTGCCCTCCCTGTCGGCCACCGCCGCCCGGGTGATCGGCGTCGAGCCGCACGGCGACCTCGTCGAGCTGGCCAGGCGCCGCTGCCGGCCGCTGCCCGACGTCGAGGTCCACGCGGCCACCGCCCAGGCCCTCCCGCTGCCCGACGCCTCGGTGGACGTCGCCGTCGCCCGCTGGGCCTACTTCTTCGGCCCCGGCTGCGAGCCGGGCCTGGCCGAGCTCTCCCGGGTGGTACGGCGGGGCGGCGCGGCCTTCGTGATCGACCTCGACGCCACCCGCGGCGCCTTCGGCCGCTGGTTCAGCCAGTCCGTCCCCACCCACTCGGCCAGGTCCGTCGAGGAGTTCTGGAGCCGCCAGGGCTGGCAGAGCCGCCCCCTCGACCTGCGCATGTCCTTCGAGCGCCGCGCCGACCTGGAGGCGGTGCTCCGCATCGAGTTCTCCCCCGCGATCGCCGACCGGGCCATCGCCGAGACCCCCGGGCTGGAGCTCGCCTACCCCAACCTCCTGCGCTGGAAGCTGTACTGA
- a CDS encoding ATP-dependent Clp protease ATP-binding subunit, with protein MFERFTDRARRVVVLAQEEARMLNHNYIGTEHILLGLIHEGEGVAAKALESLGISLEGVRQQVEEIIGQGQSAPSGHIPFTPRAKKVLELSLREALQLGHNYIGTEHILLGLIREGEGVAAQVLVKLGADLNRVRQQVIQLLHGYQGKEPAAAGGPQEAAPSTSLVLDQFGRNLTQAAREGKLDPVIGREKEIERVMQVLSRRTKNNPVLVGEPGVGKTAVVEGLSQKIVKGEVPETLKDKQLYTLDLGALVAGSRYRGDFEERLKKVLKEIRTRGDIILFIDELHTLVGAGAAEGAIDAASILKPMLARGELQTIGATTLDEYRKHLEKDAALERRFQPIQVAEPSLSHTIEILKGLRDRYEAHHRVSITDGALVAAAQLADRYISDRFLPDKAIDLIDEAGSRMRIRRMTAPPDLREYDEKIANVRRDKESAIDAQDFEKAAALRDQEKQLQLKRERREKEWKAGDMDVVAEVTEELIAEVLATATGIPVFKLTEEESQRLLRMEDELHKRIIGQDDAIKGLSRSIRRTRAGLKDPRRPGGSFIFAGPSGVGKTELSKALAEFLFGDEDALIMLDMSEFMEKHTVSRLFGSPPGYVGYEEGGQLTEKVRRKPFSVVLFDEIEKAHPDIFNSLLQILEDGRLTDAQGRVVDFKNTVIIMTTNLGTRDISKGQGVGFAKSNDTESNYDRMKSKVQEELKQHFRPEFLNRVDDIVVFHQLTPKEIIKIVDLMLAQVGERLKDRDMGLEVTQDAKQLLADRGYDPVMGARPLRRTIQRELEDSLSEKILYGELRPGQIVKISIEGEGDNAKFVFVGEAAPADQVPDSAAAIAEPIQN; from the coding sequence ATGTTCGAGAGGTTCACCGACCGCGCACGGCGGGTTGTCGTCCTGGCTCAAGAAGAGGCCCGGATGCTCAACCACAACTACATCGGTACGGAGCACATCCTTCTTGGTCTGATCCACGAAGGTGAAGGCGTTGCCGCCAAGGCTCTGGAGAGCCTCGGCATCAGTCTTGAAGGTGTGCGTCAGCAGGTCGAGGAGATCATCGGCCAGGGACAGTCTGCGCCGTCGGGGCACATTCCCTTCACCCCGCGCGCGAAGAAGGTCCTTGAGCTGTCGCTCCGCGAGGCCTTGCAGCTGGGACACAACTACATCGGCACCGAGCACATCCTGCTCGGCCTCATCCGTGAGGGCGAGGGCGTCGCCGCCCAGGTGCTGGTGAAGCTGGGCGCGGATCTCAACCGCGTGCGGCAGCAGGTCATCCAGTTGCTCCACGGCTACCAGGGCAAGGAGCCGGCCGCCGCGGGCGGCCCGCAGGAGGCCGCGCCGTCGACCTCCCTTGTGCTGGACCAGTTCGGCCGCAACCTGACGCAGGCCGCCCGTGAGGGCAAGCTCGACCCGGTCATCGGCCGGGAGAAGGAGATCGAGCGGGTCATGCAGGTCCTCTCCAGGAGGACCAAGAACAACCCCGTCCTGGTGGGTGAGCCCGGTGTCGGCAAGACCGCCGTCGTCGAAGGGCTGTCCCAGAAGATCGTCAAGGGCGAGGTCCCGGAGACGCTCAAGGACAAGCAGCTCTACACCCTGGACCTGGGCGCGCTGGTGGCGGGCTCCCGCTACCGCGGTGACTTCGAGGAGCGCCTGAAGAAGGTCCTCAAGGAGATCCGCACCCGTGGCGACATCATCCTGTTCATCGACGAGCTCCACACACTCGTCGGTGCGGGTGCCGCCGAGGGCGCGATCGACGCCGCCAGCATCCTCAAGCCGATGCTGGCCCGCGGTGAGCTGCAGACCATCGGGGCGACCACCCTCGACGAGTACCGCAAGCACCTGGAGAAGGACGCCGCGCTCGAGCGCCGCTTCCAGCCGATCCAGGTGGCCGAGCCCAGCCTCAGCCACACGATCGAGATCCTCAAGGGCCTGCGCGACCGTTACGAGGCGCACCACCGGGTCTCCATCACCGACGGCGCCCTCGTGGCCGCCGCGCAGCTCGCCGACCGCTACATCAGCGACCGGTTCCTGCCCGACAAGGCGATCGACCTCATCGACGAGGCCGGCTCGCGCATGCGCATCCGCCGCATGACCGCGCCGCCGGACCTGCGTGAGTACGACGAGAAGATCGCCAACGTGCGGCGCGACAAGGAGTCCGCGATCGACGCGCAGGACTTCGAGAAGGCCGCCGCGCTGCGCGACCAGGAGAAGCAGCTCCAGCTCAAGCGCGAGCGCCGCGAGAAGGAGTGGAAGGCCGGCGACATGGACGTCGTCGCCGAGGTCACCGAGGAGCTCATCGCCGAGGTCCTCGCCACGGCCACCGGCATCCCGGTCTTCAAGCTCACCGAGGAGGAGTCCCAGCGACTGCTCCGCATGGAGGACGAGCTGCACAAGCGGATCATCGGCCAGGACGACGCCATCAAGGGTCTGTCCCGCTCGATCCGCCGTACGCGCGCCGGTCTGAAGGACCCGCGCCGTCCGGGTGGCTCGTTCATCTTCGCCGGTCCGTCCGGTGTCGGTAAGACCGAGCTCTCCAAGGCGCTGGCCGAGTTCCTGTTCGGGGACGAGGACGCGCTGATCATGCTGGACATGTCCGAGTTCATGGAGAAGCACACCGTCTCCCGGCTCTTCGGCTCTCCTCCCGGCTACGTCGGATACGAGGAGGGTGGCCAGCTCACCGAGAAGGTGCGGCGCAAGCCGTTCTCCGTGGTCCTCTTCGACGAGATCGAGAAGGCCCACCCCGACATCTTCAACTCGCTGCTGCAGATCCTGGAGGACGGTCGCCTGACCGACGCCCAGGGCCGCGTGGTGGACTTCAAGAACACCGTCATCATCATGACGACCAACCTCGGCACCCGCGACATCTCCAAGGGGCAGGGCGTCGGGTTCGCGAAGTCCAACGACACCGAGTCGAACTACGACCGGATGAAGTCCAAGGTCCAGGAGGAGCTCAAGCAGCACTTCCGGCCCGAGTTCCTCAACCGTGTCGACGACATCGTGGTCTTCCACCAGCTCACGCCGAAGGAGATCATCAAGATCGTGGACCTGATGCTCGCGCAGGTGGGCGAGCGTCTGAAGGACCGCGACATGGGTCTGGAGGTCACCCAGGACGCCAAGCAGTTGCTGGCCGACCGTGGCTACGACCCGGTGATGGGCGCCCGTCCGCTCCGCCGCACCATCCAGCGTGAGCTGGAGGACTCGCTGTCGGAGAAGATCCTGTACGGCGAGCTCCGTCCCGGTCAGATCGTCAAGATCAGCATCGAGGGCGAAGGCGACAACGCGAAGTTCGTCTTCGTGGGTGAGGCCGCGCCTGCCGACCAGGTTCCGGACTCGGCGGCCGCCATCGCGGAGCCGATCCAGAACTAG
- the radA gene encoding DNA repair protein RadA has protein sequence MAKKVGYRCGECGWQTAKWVGRCGECQAWGTVEEETARGGVNVASAGAVSAPAVPIGQVKAEVAHARGTGVPELDRVLGGGLVPGAVVLLAGEPGIGKSTLLLEAAAKIARQQTVLYITGEESAAQVRVRADRIGAIQDQLYLAAETDLSALVAHVEKVQPDLLIVDSVQTIGSAQATGVPGGVTQVREVAGNLVRLAKERGMSTVLVGHVTKEGSIAGPRTLEHLVDVVLHFEGDRHSRLRMVRAIKNRYGPVDEVGCFDLHEGGIEGIADASGLFVSHRAEPVPGTCVTVTLEGTRPLPAEVQALVARTEAQQPRRSSSGLDTYRVTMVLAVLERRLNAKLGGCDVFTATVGGIKLSDPAVDLSVMLAVASAAGDKALPPGLVVMGEVGLAGELRPVRDVRRRLSEAARLGFTRALVPAGSLDAGKRKNGERSLVPVGGRSTNFLPGFDVVEADNVWDALTHVT, from the coding sequence ATGGCTAAGAAGGTCGGCTATCGCTGTGGTGAGTGCGGTTGGCAGACCGCCAAATGGGTGGGCCGCTGCGGCGAGTGCCAGGCCTGGGGCACTGTCGAGGAGGAGACGGCCCGCGGTGGCGTGAACGTCGCCTCCGCCGGAGCGGTGTCGGCCCCCGCCGTCCCGATCGGGCAGGTCAAGGCCGAGGTGGCGCACGCGCGCGGCACCGGCGTGCCCGAGCTCGACCGGGTGCTCGGCGGCGGCCTCGTGCCGGGCGCCGTCGTGCTGCTGGCCGGGGAGCCGGGCATCGGCAAGTCCACGCTCCTGCTGGAGGCCGCGGCCAAGATCGCCCGGCAGCAGACCGTGCTCTACATCACGGGCGAGGAGTCGGCCGCCCAGGTGCGGGTCAGGGCCGACCGGATCGGCGCGATCCAGGACCAGCTCTACCTCGCGGCCGAGACCGACCTCAGCGCGCTGGTGGCCCACGTGGAGAAGGTCCAGCCGGACCTGCTCATCGTCGACTCGGTGCAGACGATCGGTTCCGCCCAGGCGACCGGGGTGCCCGGCGGGGTCACCCAGGTCAGGGAGGTCGCCGGCAACCTGGTCCGGCTGGCCAAGGAGCGGGGCATGTCCACGGTGCTGGTCGGCCACGTCACCAAGGAGGGCTCGATCGCCGGCCCTCGGACACTCGAACACCTGGTCGACGTCGTGCTCCACTTCGAGGGCGACCGGCACTCCCGGCTCCGCATGGTCCGCGCGATCAAGAACCGGTACGGCCCCGTCGACGAGGTCGGCTGCTTCGACCTGCACGAGGGCGGCATCGAGGGGATCGCCGACGCCAGCGGCCTGTTCGTCTCCCACCGCGCCGAGCCGGTGCCCGGCACGTGCGTCACGGTCACCCTGGAGGGCACCCGGCCGCTGCCCGCCGAGGTCCAGGCCCTGGTCGCGCGGACCGAGGCCCAGCAGCCGCGCCGCTCCTCCTCCGGGCTCGACACCTACCGGGTGACGATGGTGCTGGCCGTGCTGGAGCGGCGGCTCAACGCCAAGCTCGGCGGATGCGACGTGTTCACCGCGACCGTGGGCGGCATCAAGCTCAGCGATCCGGCGGTGGACCTGTCGGTGATGCTCGCGGTGGCCAGCGCCGCCGGAGACAAGGCGCTGCCCCCCGGGCTGGTCGTGATGGGCGAGGTGGGCCTGGCCGGGGAGCTGCGCCCGGTCCGCGACGTGCGCCGCCGCCTGTCGGAGGCGGCACGGCTGGGCTTCACCCGCGCCCTGGTCCCGGCCGGCTCCCTCGACGCGGGCAAGAGAAAGAACGGCGAACGCTCCCTGGTCCCGGTCGGCGGCCGGAGCACGAACTTCCTGCCGGGTTTCGACGTCGTCGAGGCGGACAACGTCTGGGACGCCCTCACCCACGTCACCTAG
- the disA gene encoding DNA integrity scanning diadenylate cyclase DisA, which produces MPANYKGLDERRRAVLAAVAPGTALRDGLERILRGHTGGLIVLGHDSTVEEICSGGFELDVEFSATRLRELAKMDGAIVLNAGDLRIVRAAVHLMPDPSIPTDESGTRHRTAQRVAVQTSVPVISLSKSMRIIALYLDGFRYVLEESAAILSRANQALATLERYKLRLDEVSGTLSALEIEDLVTVRDIAVVAQRLEMVRRISEEIAGYVVELGTDGRLLSLQFDELVAGTETDRELIVRDYLPMAGRRPRKFAEALHDLDQLSSSDLLDLSVVAQVLGHSGNDALDSPVSPRGYRLLAKVPRLPGTVVDRLVDQFGSLQKLLAASIGDLQEVGGVGEARARHIREGLSRLAESSILERYV; this is translated from the coding sequence GTGCCAGCAAACTACAAAGGGCTCGACGAGCGTCGCAGGGCCGTCCTCGCCGCGGTCGCTCCGGGCACCGCGCTACGCGACGGCCTCGAACGCATCCTTCGCGGCCACACAGGCGGTCTGATCGTCCTGGGCCATGACAGCACGGTCGAGGAGATCTGCAGCGGCGGGTTCGAACTGGACGTCGAGTTCTCCGCGACGCGGCTGCGCGAGCTCGCCAAGATGGACGGCGCCATCGTGCTGAACGCGGGCGACCTCAGGATCGTGCGCGCGGCCGTGCACCTGATGCCCGACCCGTCCATCCCCACCGACGAGTCGGGCACCCGGCACCGCACCGCCCAGCGGGTGGCGGTGCAGACGTCCGTGCCCGTCATCTCCCTCAGCAAGTCCATGCGGATCATCGCCCTCTACCTGGACGGCTTCCGCTACGTGCTGGAGGAGTCGGCGGCGATCCTCTCCAGGGCCAACCAGGCCCTGGCCACCCTTGAGCGCTACAAGCTCCGCCTGGACGAGGTCTCCGGCACGCTGTCGGCTCTGGAGATCGAGGATCTGGTGACGGTCCGCGACATCGCGGTGGTCGCCCAGCGGCTGGAGATGGTCCGGCGCATCTCCGAGGAGATCGCCGGTTACGTCGTCGAGCTCGGCACCGACGGCCGTCTGCTGTCCCTGCAGTTCGACGAGCTGGTGGCCGGGACCGAGACCGACCGCGAGCTGATCGTGCGCGACTACCTGCCGATGGCGGGCCGTCGTCCCCGCAAGTTCGCCGAGGCCCTGCACGATCTCGACCAGCTGTCCTCCAGCGACCTGCTCGACCTCTCCGTCGTCGCCCAGGTTCTCGGCCACTCGGGCAACGACGCCCTGGACAGCCCGGTGAGCCCCCGGGGCTACCGCCTGCTGGCCAAGGTCCCCCGCCTCCCGGGCACGGTGGTCGACCGGCTGGTCGACCAGTTCGGCAGCCTGCAGAAACTGCTGGCCGCCAGCATCGGCGACCTTCAGGAGGTGGGCGGGGTCGGCGAGGCGAGGGCCCGTCACATCCGCGAGGGCCTCTCCCGGCTGGCCGAGTCCTCCATCCTGGAGCGCTACGTCTAG
- a CDS encoding histone-like nucleoid-structuring protein Lsr2, which produces MAKQIQEILIDDLDGGEANETVAFAIDGTSYEIDLSDVNAKKLRDSLSPFVQSARRSGALAPRRRRAGGARALTREKSADIRAWAKSHGLNVSERGRIASKIVEQYEAAH; this is translated from the coding sequence ATGGCCAAGCAGATCCAGGAGATTCTCATCGACGACCTCGATGGGGGCGAGGCCAATGAGACTGTCGCCTTCGCGATTGACGGCACCAGCTATGAGATTGACCTGAGTGACGTAAACGCGAAGAAGCTCCGCGACTCCCTGTCGCCTTTCGTGCAGAGTGCTCGCCGTTCCGGCGCGCTGGCCCCTCGTCGCCGCCGTGCAGGTGGCGCCCGGGCACTGACGCGGGAGAAGAGCGCCGACATCCGGGCATGGGCGAAGTCGCACGGCCTTAATGTCAGCGAGCGCGGTCGAATCGCCTCCAAGATCGTCGAGCAGTACGAAGCGGCTCACTAG
- a CDS encoding A/G-specific adenine glycosylase, whose amino-acid sequence MPESNLLLEPVLDWYAESARDLPWRTPGASPWSILVSEIMLQQTPVVRVLPVWTEWMERWPTAAALAEEPPGEAVRHWGRLGYPRRALNLHACARAITDHHGGEVPSDHATLLTLPGIGEYTAAAVASFAFKGRHAVLDTNVRRVLARAVRGEEYPPKATTSAERRLAESLLPGADDAPVWAVAVMELGALVCTARAPRCADCPIGDLCAWRLAGKPAYDGPARKGQTYAGTDRQCRGRLLAVLRQAHGPVPKDALDVVWDIAPQRERALDGLIADGLAEVLDDGTYRLPG is encoded by the coding sequence GTGCCCGAGTCGAACCTCCTGCTGGAACCCGTTCTCGACTGGTATGCCGAGAGCGCCCGCGATCTCCCCTGGCGCACCCCCGGCGCCTCCCCCTGGTCGATCCTGGTCAGCGAGATCATGCTGCAGCAGACACCGGTGGTCCGGGTGCTGCCCGTCTGGACCGAGTGGATGGAGCGCTGGCCCACGGCCGCCGCCCTCGCCGAGGAGCCCCCCGGTGAGGCCGTACGCCACTGGGGCCGGCTGGGCTACCCGCGCCGAGCCCTCAACCTGCACGCCTGCGCACGGGCGATCACCGACCACCACGGCGGCGAGGTCCCCTCCGACCACGCCACCCTGCTGACGCTCCCCGGCATCGGCGAGTACACCGCGGCCGCGGTGGCCAGTTTCGCCTTCAAGGGCCGCCACGCCGTTCTCGACACCAACGTCCGCCGGGTCCTGGCACGGGCCGTACGGGGCGAGGAGTATCCCCCGAAGGCCACCACGTCCGCCGAGCGCCGGCTCGCCGAGTCACTGCTCCCAGGCGCCGACGACGCCCCCGTATGGGCGGTCGCCGTCATGGAGCTGGGCGCTCTGGTCTGTACGGCACGCGCGCCCCGGTGCGCCGACTGCCCGATCGGCGACCTGTGCGCCTGGCGCCTGGCCGGCAAGCCGGCCTACGACGGCCCCGCCCGCAAGGGGCAGACCTACGCCGGAACCGACCGCCAGTGCCGCGGCCGCCTCCTGGCCGTCCTGCGCCAGGCTCACGGCCCCGTCCCCAAAGACGCCCTCGACGTGGTCTGGGACATCGCCCCGCAGCGGGAGCGCGCCCTCGACGGCCTGATCGCCGACGGCCTGGCCGAGGTCCTCGACGACGGCACCTACCGCCTTCCGGGGTGA
- a CDS encoding MerR family transcriptional regulator, whose amino-acid sequence MRIGELARRAGVSTRALRYYEQQGLITAGRKANGYREYGEADLKLVTEIRSLLGVGFTLEDARPFVACLRAGHASGGSCPESVAVYRRKLAEIDDEIRTLLARRAEVAGQLTESCHGCVLRKQR is encoded by the coding sequence ATGCGGATCGGTGAGCTCGCGAGACGGGCCGGGGTCAGCACCCGCGCGCTGCGCTACTACGAGCAGCAGGGGCTGATCACGGCAGGGCGGAAGGCCAACGGCTACCGGGAGTACGGCGAGGCGGACCTCAAGCTCGTCACCGAGATCAGGTCGCTGCTCGGCGTCGGGTTCACCCTGGAGGACGCCCGGCCGTTCGTGGCGTGCCTGCGGGCGGGACACGCCTCGGGCGGGTCCTGCCCGGAGTCGGTGGCGGTCTACCGGCGCAAGCTGGCCGAGATCGACGACGAGATCCGCACGCTGCTCGCCCGGCGGGCCGAGGTGGCCGGCCAGCTGACCGAGTCCTGTCACGGATGCGTACTGAGAAAGCAGAGATGA
- the trxA gene encoding thioredoxin yields MIMITLTAENFAEQVLQSDKPVLVDFWAEWCPPCRMIAPILEQIEAEHGDRVTIAKLNYDEHQEIAARYGVMGLPTLNLYKGGEVVQQIVGAKPKRMLLADLEDHI; encoded by the coding sequence ATGATCATGATCACTTTGACCGCCGAGAACTTCGCCGAGCAGGTGCTCCAGAGCGACAAGCCCGTCCTGGTCGACTTCTGGGCCGAGTGGTGCCCGCCGTGCCGGATGATCGCGCCGATCCTGGAGCAGATCGAGGCCGAGCACGGCGACCGCGTCACGATCGCCAAGCTCAACTACGACGAGCACCAGGAGATCGCGGCCCGCTACGGCGTCATGGGCCTGCCGACGCTCAACCTCTACAAGGGCGGCGAAGTGGTCCAGCAGATCGTCGGCGCCAAGCCCAAGCGCATGCTCCTCGCCGACCTCGAAGACCACATCTAG
- a CDS encoding TIM barrel protein, which translates to MRLRHEDGTLVHLSYNAGVHPAEDLENLIAHLTRYAVPVRKRLGVERMGVGLWLSPSVADHLTADRIELVRLRRSLEERGLEVVSLNGTGGRNQDAPGPDWAKPERYRYTMALAKILAFLLPEDVRFGSISTIPIGWRRDWPADLHAIASRRLERLSRELRGLYSVTGKTIRVGFEPWPGCVLETTKQALERVGDIDSDHLGVCLDACHLAGGSEEPGAALRGLAAAGAPVVKLGHVHNHVSETRHELPSTRSVLEDTLTAMLSGAVNGTAHIEVETHDLAVPLRTRGPGALVDMLAEELDWARTNLTALGLRLAA; encoded by the coding sequence ATGCGTTTGCGGCACGAGGACGGGACGCTCGTTCACCTGTCCTACAACGCGGGCGTACATCCCGCTGAGGACCTGGAGAACCTGATAGCGCACCTGACCCGATACGCGGTCCCGGTGCGCAAGCGGCTCGGCGTGGAGCGGATGGGCGTGGGCCTCTGGCTCTCCCCGAGCGTCGCCGACCATCTCACCGCCGACCGGATCGAGCTGGTGCGCCTGCGCCGTTCCCTTGAGGAGCGCGGCCTGGAGGTCGTCAGCCTCAACGGCACCGGCGGGCGCAACCAGGACGCCCCCGGCCCCGACTGGGCGAAGCCCGAGCGTTACCGCTACACGATGGCGCTGGCCAAGATCCTCGCCTTCCTGCTGCCGGAGGACGTCCGGTTCGGAAGCATCTCCACCATTCCCATCGGCTGGCGCCGCGACTGGCCGGCCGACCTGCACGCGATCGCCTCGCGCCGCCTGGAGCGCCTCTCCCGCGAGCTGCGCGGCCTCTACAGCGTCACCGGAAAGACGATCAGGGTCGGCTTCGAGCCGTGGCCCGGCTGCGTGCTGGAGACCACCAAGCAGGCACTGGAGCGGGTTGGCGACATCGACTCCGACCACCTCGGGGTCTGCCTGGACGCCTGCCACCTCGCCGGCGGCTCGGAGGAGCCCGGAGCCGCCCTGCGCGGCCTCGCGGCCGCCGGTGCCCCCGTGGTGAAGCTCGGCCACGTCCACAACCATGTGAGCGAGACCCGCCACGAGCTGCCGAGCACCCGCTCGGTCCTGGAGGACACCCTCACCGCCATGCTCTCCGGCGCGGTGAACGGCACCGCCCACATCGAGGTCGAGACCCACGACCTGGCCGTGCCGCTGCGGACCAGGGGCCCCGGCGCTCTGGTCGACATGCTCGCCGAGGAGCTCGACTGGGCCCGCACCAACCTCACCGCACTCGGCCTGCGCCTGGCCGCCTGA
- a CDS encoding RDD family protein, with protein sequence MTIVGYRSETSQPHTGPGQTQPGYGQQGYGQQPGYGQQQGYGQQGTGAYGQQPAYGQQPSQEQSPYGQPSQEQSPYGQQASQPGYGQQPGYGQQQGYGQQGTGAYGQQPAYGQQPSQEQSPYGQQASQPGYGQQQGYGQQGTGAYGQQPAYGQQPSQEQSPYGQPSQEQSPYGQQPSQEQSPYGQQASQPGYGQQQGYGQQGTGAYGQQPAYGQQPSQEQSPYGQPSQPGYGQQQAYGQQQAYGQQQAYGQQQAYGQQVPAYGQGYAPQGAMPPGVPAPLAEWWQRLVARIIDLLIVGIPAGILGFVVSLPFAPSFDPATYAVSGSAALSTLVSSLIIALALIGYEIFMLGRNGTTLGKQIMGIRVVRLGGQLAGGIDTGSAAKRALVLFGSYIINAFAGLLGWLGLLVNFVVGIFLLVDVLWPLWDKPLQQALHDKVAGTVVVKTK encoded by the coding sequence ATGACAATTGTGGGATATCGATCGGAGACCTCACAGCCGCACACCGGTCCGGGCCAGACCCAGCCCGGTTACGGGCAGCAGGGGTACGGCCAGCAGCCGGGTTACGGGCAGCAGCAGGGCTACGGTCAGCAGGGGACCGGCGCCTACGGGCAGCAGCCGGCCTACGGCCAGCAGCCCTCCCAGGAGCAGTCCCCCTACGGCCAGCCTTCCCAAGAGCAGTCGCCTTACGGGCAGCAGGCCTCCCAGCCGGGCTACGGCCAGCAGCCGGGTTACGGGCAGCAGCAGGGCTACGGTCAGCAGGGGACCGGCGCCTACGGGCAGCAGCCGGCCTACGGCCAGCAGCCCTCCCAGGAGCAGTCCCCCTACGGCCAGCAGGCCTCCCAGCCGGGTTACGGGCAGCAGCAGGGCTACGGTCAGCAGGGGACCGGCGCCTACGGGCAGCAGCCGGCCTACGGCCAGCAGCCCTCCCAGGAGCAGTCCCCCTACGGCCAGCCTTCCCAGGAGCAGTCGCCTTACGGTCAGCAGCCTTCCCAGGAGCAGTCGCCCTACGGGCAGCAGGCCTCCCAGCCGGGTTACGGCCAGCAGCAGGGTTACGGTCAGCAGGGGACCGGCGCCTACGGGCAGCAGCCGGCCTACGGCCAGCAGCCCTCCCAGGAGCAGTCCCCCTACGGCCAGCCCTCCCAGCCGGGCTACGGCCAGCAGCAGGCCTACGGTCAGCAGCAGGCGTACGGCCAGCAGCAGGCGTACGGCCAGCAGCAGGCCTACGGCCAGCAGGTCCCCGCCTACGGCCAGGGGTACGCGCCGCAGGGCGCGATGCCCCCGGGTGTGCCCGCGCCGCTCGCGGAGTGGTGGCAGCGTCTGGTGGCCCGCATCATCGACCTCCTGATCGTCGGCATCCCCGCGGGCATCCTCGGCTTCGTGGTCTCGCTGCCGTTCGCGCCGTCGTTCGATCCGGCAACCTACGCCGTCAGCGGCAGCGCCGCCCTCTCGACGCTGGTGAGCTCGCTCATCATCGCTCTGGCCCTCATCGGCTACGAGATCTTCATGCTGGGGCGCAACGGCACCACGCTCGGCAAGCAGATCATGGGCATCAGGGTCGTCCGGCTGGGTGGCCAGCTCGCCGGCGGCATCGACACGGGCAGCGCGGCCAAGCGGGCCCTCGTGCTGTTCGGCTCCTACATCATCAACGCGTTCGCCGGCCTCCTGGGCTGGCTCGGCCTGCTGGTGAATTTCGTGGTGGGCATTTTCCTGCTGGTGGACGTGCTGTGGCCGTTGTGGGACAAGCCCCTGCAGCAGGCTCTGCACGACAAGGTGGCCGGGACGGTCGTCGTCAAGACCAAGTAG